In Limnobaculum parvum, one DNA window encodes the following:
- a CDS encoding MFS transporter, protein MESTKSVTGVGEKPTHVRFWIVVMLFVVTAINYGDRATLSIAGAPMSSSLGLDAIGMGYVFSAFSWAYVLGQLPGGWLLDKFGSKRVYFWSIFIWSTFTLLQGVIGFLSGMWALVLLFTLRFLVGLAESPSFPGNSRIVAAWFPAQERGTAVAIFNSAQYFATVIFAPIMGWLTHTLGWQFVFYFMGGLGIIVSFVWLKVIHNPKEHPSINQGEIDHIERGGALTNMDQQSAKKDGGPKLHYIKQLLSSRMLVGIYIGQYCINALTYFFITWFPVYLVQARGMSILKAGFVASIPALCGFAGGILGGIISDYLMKKTGSITLARKLPIVLGMLLSISMIFCNYVESEMMVVGFMALAFFGKGIGALGWAVMADTAPKEISGLSGGLFNMCGNISGIVTPIAIGYIVYSTGSFNGALVYVGIHAAIAIVSYLFVVGKIQRIELKL, encoded by the coding sequence ATGGAGTCTACAAAGTCGGTGACAGGGGTAGGGGAAAAACCCACTCACGTTCGCTTTTGGATCGTTGTTATGCTGTTTGTGGTCACCGCAATTAACTATGGCGATCGTGCAACCCTATCGATCGCGGGAGCACCAATGTCTAGCTCGCTGGGGCTGGATGCCATTGGCATGGGATATGTGTTCTCTGCATTCTCATGGGCCTACGTATTGGGCCAACTGCCGGGAGGCTGGTTACTGGACAAGTTTGGTTCTAAACGGGTTTATTTCTGGAGTATCTTTATTTGGTCAACCTTCACGCTGTTACAGGGCGTTATTGGATTCCTGAGCGGTATGTGGGCACTGGTATTACTCTTCACATTGCGTTTTCTGGTTGGTTTAGCGGAATCTCCCTCATTTCCGGGTAATAGCCGCATTGTTGCTGCTTGGTTCCCGGCGCAAGAGCGAGGTACTGCGGTTGCTATCTTTAACTCAGCACAATATTTCGCTACGGTGATTTTTGCGCCAATTATGGGCTGGTTGACTCATACTTTAGGTTGGCAGTTCGTGTTCTACTTTATGGGTGGTCTGGGTATCATCGTTAGCTTTGTCTGGCTAAAAGTGATCCACAACCCGAAAGAACACCCAAGCATTAACCAAGGCGAAATCGACCATATTGAACGAGGCGGTGCGCTGACTAACATGGATCAGCAGAGCGCTAAAAAAGATGGTGGCCCTAAACTTCACTATATCAAACAGTTATTAAGTTCACGCATGCTGGTGGGTATTTATATCGGTCAGTATTGTATCAACGCACTAACTTACTTCTTTATTACTTGGTTCCCGGTTTATCTGGTTCAGGCTCGTGGAATGTCGATTCTGAAAGCGGGCTTCGTGGCTTCTATTCCTGCACTCTGTGGTTTTGCCGGCGGTATTCTGGGCGGCATTATATCTGACTATCTGATGAAGAAAACCGGCTCCATCACGCTGGCAAGAAAGCTCCCTATCGTACTGGGGATGCTGTTATCTATCTCCATGATCTTCTGTAACTATGTTGAATCCGAAATGATGGTGGTTGGCTTTATGGCGCTGGCATTCTTCGGTAAAGGCATTGGTGCGTTAGGTTGGGCTGTTATGGCCGATACGGCACCAAAAGAGATCAGCGGTTTGAGCGGTGGTTTGTTCAATATGTGCGGCAATATCTCCGGTATCGTGACGCCAATTGCTATCGGCTATATCGTCTATTCCACGGGCTCATTTAACGGTGCACTGGTTTATGTTGGTATCCATGCTGCGATCGCGATTGTCAGCTACCTGTTTGTGGTTGGTAAGATTCAACGTATTGAACTGAAGCTGTAA